GCTTAGAACTGCTCTCTTTGCTACAGCGAATGCTAAACGAATCGAAATATGAAGAGTAAGgcgcgaaaaacgacagcaaaagaaagagTTGTGcaatgtttttttgtttgtagCTATATTGTCATTGTATTGGATTTCCTTCTGACTGTTACAAATCGATGGTGGAAGACGTTGACGGAAATGTCGAATCCAGAAGATTTACGTCACAGCAAGTGAGATCAATGACGAGTCATATTTTAAGAAaagatttctctttttttttcagaagtACACCAGGTATGTACGTGCGTCTCATAGAAATGAGTGACAGAGTCGAATCCTTGGCAAAAAGACGGTCAAGAGCAGGAGAAAAAGCGAGGGTAAGGAAGGCACGAGTGAGAGCACACAAATGATTTATTACCACTACACTCCAGGTTTTTTCAACGCTACTCAAACAACTGTAGAATCCGTGGCACATGCTTATTTTTATTAGCCAAAATCGCACGTTTTTAAACtgactaataataataacgaTTATTATCTAAATCCAGGAGGCGCCAGAGACGAGCCGGAAGTCGATCCAGCAGCACCAGGACCAAGCAAAAGCTACACAACAAAAACAAGTAAATTAAtagataaaaataaatattaaacatTCGCTTGCCTGTCTTTGCTGCATTTGCTGTTGCTCTTGAATTTGGACTCGTTCGGACTCAAACATAATTggcagaaagagaagagtcgCTGAGCTGACAGCAATCCACATGGCATTGCGAGAGAAGCTGTAGCCCCACGAAAggcccgtcgacgtcaatttggcGACGTAAGCGGTCCCGTCGCGCAGCTTCTCGGGAAACATCTCCGTTAGACCCCATAGACGCTCGCCGAGCGTCTCGTCCGGCTCCTGCAAGGCGAAGTAGGCTTGTTTTAGGGCCaccgtcgcgacgatcttTCTCTATTGCGTTTCTGCACTTACGTCGTCGTATGACTCGCTGGAATCGGGCAATTCTTTGACCGACATTTCGGGAATCGTGCGAATTTGTAAGACTTTAATACGGGGTTCCTTCTAGCGTGCCATGGCTCAATTAAATTTAGATTCGTTAGTGCCCACCCCGTGGTGACGTCAGGATCAGAGCAACGGCTCATCGTGTCGACTTCTACGCGCATTTATTCACCGAAGAACGATGGCCGAAGGTTCTCTCAACATCGATAGCATCATTTCTCGCCTTCTCGAAGGTATTCCGCTGGGAAAACGACCgatttcgcgacgaaatcgcgtcgCTCTTTCTAGTGCGTGGCTGCCGGCCGGGAAAGACGGTCAATCTTACCGAACAAGAGGTCCGCGGCTTGTGCGTCAAGTCGCGCGAACTCTTTCTCGCTCAACCGATACTCCTCGAACTCGAAGCACCGTTAAAAATATGCGGTAAGGACGAGACGCGAGTTCGCGCGTCGCCATTTTGGATCGAATATATCGAATAAAGGGGACATCCACGGCCAGTACACGGATCTACTGCGACTGTTCGAGTACGGCGGCTTTCCGCCCGAAGCGAACTATCTCTTTCTCGGCGATTACGTCGATCGGGGCAAGCAATCGCTCGAAACAATCTGTCTTCTCCTCGCCTATAAGATCAAGTATCCCGAGAATTTCTTCCTGTTGCGCGGCAACCACGAGTGCGCGAGCATCAATCGCATATACGGTTTCTACGACGAATGTGAGTCGCGACGAAAGGAATCGATGAATGAAAATGACCGATGACTGAATGTGTGTCTCTCTCTCAGGCAAGCGCCGGTACAACATCAAGCTGTGGAAAACGTTTACGGATTGTTTCAACTGTTTGCCGATCGCCGCGATTATCGACGAAAAGATATTCTGCTGTCACGGAggtaagaaagagaagggaAAGACAGGGCGGGCGGGAGGGGCGTGGCAGGGCGGGAGAGGCGTGTCTCCTACGCAAACCCACATCTATTTGTAATTCCTCAAAGGTCTTTCTCCCGATCTTCACTCGATGGAACAAATACGAAGAGTCATGCGACCTACGGACGTTCCCGATACAGGTTTTCCCCTCCGCGTGGGCGTTGGTCTTTGTTTAAAAATCCGACGTGGGCGTGTCGTCTAGGATTG
This sequence is a window from Oscarella lobularis chromosome 7, ooOscLobu1.1, whole genome shotgun sequence. Protein-coding genes within it:
- the LOC136189598 gene encoding KATNB1-like protein 1 produces the protein MSSKGKAAFATPDEISKGHENMLSVLEERKMRLMASKSLWDKDVNSTIDHILRLNDDSLTVDLLPKLTECVRDGEKVPSSSPALTMGACLELLSLLQRMLNESKYEDYIVIVLDFLLTVTNRWWKTLTEMSNPEDLRHSKSTPGMYVRLIEMSDRVESLAKRRSRAGEKARVFSTLLKQL
- the LOC136189599 gene encoding mitochondrial import receptor subunit TOM22 homolog, producing the protein MSVKELPDSSESYDDEPDETLGERLWGLTEMFPEKLRDGTAYVAKLTSTGLSWGYSFSRNAMWIAVSSATLLFLPIMFESERVQIQEQQQMQQRQLLLGPGAAGSTSGSSLAPPGFR
- the LOC136189595 gene encoding serine/threonine-protein phosphatase PP1-beta catalytic subunit, giving the protein MAEGSLNIDSIISRLLEVRGCRPGKTVNLTEQEVRGLCVKSRELFLAQPILLELEAPLKICGDIHGQYTDLLRLFEYGGFPPEANYLFLGDYVDRGKQSLETICLLLAYKIKYPENFFLLRGNHECASINRIYGFYDECKRRYNIKLWKTFTDCFNCLPIAAIIDEKIFCCHGGLSPDLHSMEQIRRVMRPTDVPDTGLLCDLLWSDPDKDVNGWGENDRGVSFTFGSDIVSKFLGRHDLDLICRAHQVVEDGYEFFAKRQLVTLFSAPNYCGEFDNAGGMMSVDETLMCSFQILKPSEKKTKYQYGGLNSGRPVTPPRGQQNKGKKK